From Rubripirellula reticaptiva, the proteins below share one genomic window:
- a CDS encoding sulfatase-like hydrolase/transferase: MLPIESQKRLIIYALLAALATFLIATFYPVGRPADETTQLSFASAYAWIAAQSLAPAIVVLIPLQLVTRLSPRLTCRVGMALLALLPITIFLDAIGFHWTGERLLSATTAHIAWSLLPGLIPFASFSTIAMTACAILTVLVLLWFSAWLSKYLADRWSTDHPGELSPLKIGWVLLAGTVLLGLPAMKHRTRTIAEMQDYSTRHPFCVLRVIGYRSVGMMIPTGESAVMSHLYGFGLSTAVQHRLDELKQVRIQLAVIDDKTERPSQEDRSDVLIIIMESLQASLLNEDVMPNSHKLASEGLMLTQHFTGGNASNLGIFSLLNGLEATWFPYADQFEPLANRFFHQADYELGFFGGTNDWHSFGMEPFINPKWYDRFKIEPVAWLESDQRAIDHVQEFLGRGNKSRKPRVAVLYLYSSHGPFASLPEEEVFQPAAESYVTPFSDAMRMPVWNKYRNAVRSLDKMLLPLLDRTRITAIVGDHGEAFLEDGTIGHGTRLSQIQNMTPGMIYFPGGKAKRITERTSHADILPTILDSIGIKTSSPVFEGVNINSTEPALLAQRRFASCSYMGGSLILTGPWTEKPDRPFAYRCAYSIKDWQIAPLNPVDTKGLQWIPPNEKSGNESRDSETIGDELGDWLIRRLGVNPMDDERDELELFAQYLTAPDHTIRLAAVNLAENVSRPSDELINLVSDRTADSQKEIRDAARKVVIQLQRRAR; encoded by the coding sequence ATGTTGCCCATCGAATCCCAAAAACGGCTGATTATCTATGCGTTGCTCGCCGCGTTGGCAACTTTCTTAATCGCAACGTTTTATCCCGTGGGACGTCCGGCGGACGAAACAACCCAACTATCATTTGCGTCGGCATATGCGTGGATTGCAGCCCAGTCGCTAGCGCCGGCAATCGTGGTATTGATTCCATTGCAGCTCGTAACGCGACTATCTCCTCGACTTACTTGCCGCGTGGGTATGGCCCTGCTGGCATTATTGCCGATCACGATCTTCTTGGATGCCATTGGTTTCCACTGGACCGGCGAGCGACTACTGTCAGCAACGACGGCACACATTGCGTGGTCACTGCTGCCCGGACTGATCCCGTTTGCGAGTTTCTCGACGATCGCAATGACCGCCTGTGCAATTCTGACAGTGTTGGTACTACTGTGGTTCTCGGCATGGCTTTCAAAGTATCTAGCCGATCGTTGGTCGACGGATCACCCAGGCGAACTGTCGCCATTGAAGATAGGCTGGGTTCTTCTTGCAGGAACCGTTTTACTGGGATTGCCCGCGATGAAGCATCGCACCCGCACGATCGCCGAAATGCAGGACTACTCGACTCGGCATCCGTTTTGCGTGCTTCGTGTGATCGGATATCGATCCGTCGGCATGATGATTCCGACGGGCGAGTCTGCGGTCATGTCGCATCTTTATGGTTTTGGTTTGTCCACAGCAGTACAACATCGCCTGGACGAATTAAAACAAGTCCGGATTCAACTCGCCGTCATAGATGACAAAACTGAGCGGCCAAGCCAAGAAGACCGCTCCGACGTCTTGATCATCATCATGGAATCGCTGCAGGCATCATTACTCAACGAAGACGTAATGCCGAACTCGCACAAATTGGCTAGCGAGGGTCTGATGTTGACCCAGCATTTTACAGGCGGTAACGCTAGCAACCTGGGAATCTTTTCATTGCTGAATGGATTGGAGGCAACGTGGTTTCCCTATGCCGACCAATTTGAACCGCTGGCCAACCGGTTCTTTCATCAGGCAGATTACGAACTCGGTTTCTTTGGCGGGACGAACGACTGGCACTCCTTCGGAATGGAGCCCTTTATCAATCCGAAATGGTACGACCGCTTTAAAATCGAGCCAGTCGCCTGGTTGGAATCTGACCAGCGAGCAATCGACCATGTCCAAGAATTTCTTGGTCGCGGCAACAAGTCCCGAAAACCTCGCGTGGCCGTTCTGTATTTGTATTCCAGTCATGGTCCGTTTGCGTCACTCCCCGAAGAAGAAGTTTTCCAGCCCGCCGCAGAGTCTTACGTCACGCCGTTTTCGGACGCCATGCGGATGCCGGTTTGGAACAAGTACCGAAACGCTGTTCGGTCACTCGACAAAATGCTGTTACCGCTATTGGACCGTACCCGCATTACCGCAATTGTTGGCGATCACGGCGAAGCGTTTTTGGAAGACGGAACCATCGGTCATGGCACGCGGTTGTCTCAGATCCAAAACATGACGCCAGGGATGATTTATTTTCCCGGTGGCAAAGCAAAACGGATCACCGAGCGAACATCTCATGCCGACATCTTGCCGACGATTCTTGATTCGATCGGAATCAAAACAAGTTCACCGGTTTTCGAAGGCGTCAATATCAACAGCACCGAACCTGCGTTGCTTGCCCAGCGACGATTCGCGTCTTGCAGTTACATGGGCGGATCGCTGATCCTTACCGGCCCATGGACTGAGAAACCGGATCGTCCCTTCGCGTACCGATGCGCCTATTCAATCAAGGACTGGCAAATCGCTCCGCTGAATCCCGTGGACACCAAAGGTTTGCAGTGGATACCGCCAAACGAAAAAAGCGGCAACGAATCTCGCGATTCCGAAACAATTGGCGACGAACTTGGAGATTGGCTTATTCGTCGATTAGGAGTCAACCCGATGGACGACGAACGGGACGAGCTAGAACTATTCGCCCAATACTTAACGGCCCCCGATCACACCATTCGATTGGCGGCCGTCAATCTAGCTGAAAACGTTAGCCGGCCAAGCGACGAACTGATCAATCTGGTCAGCGATCGCACTGCAGACAGTCAAAAAGAAATACGCGACGCGGCTCGAAAAGTGGTGATCCAACTGCAGCGCCGAGCGCGGTAG
- the dnaB gene encoding replicative DNA helicase: protein MIKDEKEFRFKKKKNEPTTAEVLMREPPFDEEAEMGVIGSVLLLPSICDEIASLKADDFYNDANRKIYHAMREMYDGGEKIDITLLVSRLRTEGDYESVGGAAYLARLSGAVPNAAHASFYAAIVSEKAVYRRLIESSTEILRDAYEQTGTAKELCAQAEQKVFAIMDGRSSQSVHSISDVLHQAMDRMEARLRDEYVDGGAETGLKVFDEMTGGLHNGELIILAARPSMGKTALAMNMAEHCAIVQGAPVLFVSLEMSGIELADRMLCSLARVNGHRLRNGSISSDDRDRLISKANEISESPLYVDDSPSRTVSEIAATARRIKRKEDGLGLIVIDYLQLIDPDNSRDPRQEQVAKIARRLKGMARELEVPLLCLSQLNRQAEDGKDHRPKLSHLRESGAIEQDADVVMFVHREEYYHRGEDKAQFAGQAEIIIAKQRNGPVGDVELTWEAEFTKFSDRAPERHSEFDGLAEFDNSGL from the coding sequence ATGATTAAAGACGAAAAAGAATTCCGGTTCAAAAAGAAGAAGAATGAACCGACCACTGCTGAAGTCTTGATGCGAGAGCCTCCCTTCGACGAGGAGGCCGAGATGGGGGTGATCGGCAGCGTTCTGTTGTTGCCTTCGATCTGTGACGAAATTGCGTCGTTGAAGGCGGACGATTTCTACAATGACGCCAATCGCAAGATCTATCATGCGATGCGCGAAATGTACGACGGCGGCGAGAAGATCGATATCACGCTCTTGGTGTCACGTCTGCGGACCGAAGGTGACTACGAATCGGTGGGCGGTGCGGCTTATTTAGCGCGTTTATCCGGCGCAGTTCCGAATGCGGCGCACGCAAGTTTTTATGCGGCGATCGTTTCTGAAAAAGCGGTCTACCGGCGGCTGATCGAATCCAGCACCGAGATTCTGCGTGACGCCTACGAACAGACCGGCACGGCCAAAGAATTGTGTGCCCAGGCCGAACAGAAAGTGTTCGCGATCATGGACGGTCGATCGTCGCAAAGCGTCCACAGCATCAGTGACGTATTGCACCAAGCGATGGACCGCATGGAGGCACGGTTGCGAGATGAATACGTTGACGGCGGAGCCGAAACGGGGCTGAAAGTCTTCGACGAAATGACAGGTGGTTTGCACAACGGCGAACTGATCATCTTGGCCGCTCGTCCGTCGATGGGTAAAACCGCGTTGGCGATGAATATGGCCGAACACTGTGCGATCGTCCAAGGCGCGCCCGTCTTGTTTGTGTCGTTGGAAATGTCGGGGATTGAACTGGCGGACCGGATGTTGTGCTCGCTCGCTCGCGTCAACGGTCACCGATTGCGAAACGGTTCGATTTCGTCAGACGATCGAGATCGATTGATTTCCAAAGCTAACGAGATCAGTGAGTCGCCGCTTTATGTTGACGATTCGCCCAGCCGAACGGTCAGCGAGATTGCCGCGACGGCGCGTCGAATCAAACGCAAAGAAGATGGTCTTGGCTTGATCGTAATTGACTATCTGCAACTGATCGATCCGGACAACTCTCGCGATCCACGGCAAGAACAGGTCGCCAAGATCGCTCGTCGATTGAAGGGGATGGCGCGAGAATTAGAGGTGCCGCTGCTCTGTTTGTCTCAGTTGAACCGGCAAGCCGAGGATGGTAAGGATCACCGTCCCAAACTGAGTCACCTTCGTGAATCGGGTGCTATCGAGCAGGATGCCGACGTCGTGATGTTTGTGCACCGTGAAGAGTACTATCACCGTGGTGAAGACAAAGCTCAGTTTGCTGGGCAAGCGGAAATCATCATCGCGAAACAGCGGAACGGTCCGGTCGGCGACGTTGAATTGACGTGGGAAGCAGAGTTCACGAAGTTCAGCGACCGTGCACCGGAACGGCACAGCGAATTTGATGGGCTGGCCGAGTTCGACAACTCGGGTTTGTAA
- a CDS encoding PEP-CTERM sorting domain-containing protein: protein MLSVAKKRAACLLAVALLALTGFSHSADAALVAYSDYAAFVAAATGVQQIETFEGQTAGTALTSIGDISFASDGGETLFVYDTFPTFTISPTNYIGDDFDFEPLDEVQVISISFGAARSAAGLWVQYDSASIANDGVLELIELNDANGTVAAVAPGSGVAVDGDQAFFIGLVDSAGLETITELELYENGTGFISYTFDNVVSYQVVAVPEPSTLMAFAVVGGGFLARRRRS, encoded by the coding sequence ATGTTAAGTGTTGCAAAGAAGCGAGCGGCTTGTTTGTTAGCGGTTGCCCTGTTGGCTCTGACGGGGTTTTCCCATTCGGCCGATGCTGCGCTCGTTGCCTACAGCGACTATGCCGCTTTTGTCGCGGCGGCGACTGGTGTTCAGCAGATTGAGACGTTTGAAGGCCAGACCGCAGGCACCGCTTTAACGTCGATCGGCGACATCAGCTTTGCATCCGATGGCGGTGAAACACTGTTTGTCTACGACACGTTTCCCACCTTTACGATCAGCCCCACCAATTACATTGGTGACGATTTCGATTTCGAACCGTTGGACGAGGTGCAAGTGATTTCGATCAGTTTTGGTGCCGCTCGCTCGGCCGCCGGATTGTGGGTTCAGTATGACTCTGCATCGATTGCCAACGATGGTGTCTTGGAATTGATCGAGCTTAACGATGCCAATGGAACGGTTGCAGCAGTCGCACCTGGTTCGGGAGTCGCGGTCGACGGTGACCAAGCGTTCTTCATTGGTCTGGTTGATTCGGCTGGCCTTGAAACGATCACCGAGCTTGAATTGTACGAAAACGGCACTGGCTTTATCAGTTACACGTTCGACAACGTTGTTTCGTACCAAGTCGTGGCGGTTCCTGAACCGAGCACGTTGATGGCATTCGCTGTTGTCGGCGGCGGTTTCTTGGCTCGTCGTCGTCGATCTTAG
- a CDS encoding DnaA/Hda family protein — protein sequence MKEDCATGMFVPHGCTDDRDVVASFKEALEQRIGADRFRMWFTNGVAFEVASSPVEAETSETGNPSDGEPITKPTSLVRGCVIVRVRGQFALDRLKKNFLSELRGAAMQACGSSTNVSVELAAPQAAQAELPLGEASKSDSAPRRSPVRSRRQASAKIESQRGKTMSMSGLVASGAGTVRNQRRAPKVAATVVHGVVVSSDFALGGTPQPQSKSPSKAPTKPAGSDTSLSKSLRDPSAKAVGQQRPMNAQTFVSGSCNQLAFTAMSMVCQQPGLASPLFLCGPTGSGKTHMLTAIADQFRRHHRMRRVMHLSAEQFTNDFITSVGNSGITSFRRRYREVDALLIDDVQFLGSKKATLREVLYTVETLAAAGRPLIFSGSHAPTEIQGLTHELAGRMSSGLVCPMGPLDLSTRETILRRWLGDTCSMPVDDAMVTQLTSMLAGDGRVISGVVNTINLLQRMYGRNPSMDEVRRFGGDVLRSAKPVASLSVIETAVCDAFQLPLDVLRSGAQTRAVSEPRMLAMYLSRQMTSAAYTEIAKHFGGKSHSTAMAAEKNVKGWLEKGKSIGRGNVAMSAQEAIERIENLLRA from the coding sequence ATGAAGGAGGATTGCGCTACCGGTATGTTTGTTCCGCACGGCTGCACCGACGACAGGGACGTTGTCGCATCATTCAAGGAAGCGCTTGAACAACGCATCGGTGCAGACCGGTTTCGAATGTGGTTCACCAACGGTGTCGCTTTCGAGGTCGCATCGTCGCCGGTTGAAGCGGAAACCTCGGAAACTGGTAACCCGTCCGACGGCGAACCCATCACCAAGCCTACGAGCTTGGTTCGTGGCTGCGTGATTGTCCGCGTCCGTGGCCAATTCGCACTCGATCGTTTGAAGAAGAACTTTCTAAGCGAGTTGCGCGGCGCTGCGATGCAGGCCTGTGGATCGTCGACGAATGTCTCGGTGGAACTTGCTGCACCGCAAGCGGCGCAAGCCGAGTTGCCGCTTGGCGAAGCATCAAAGTCGGATTCCGCGCCGCGAAGATCACCGGTCCGCAGTCGTCGACAAGCGAGTGCGAAGATCGAATCTCAACGCGGCAAGACGATGTCGATGTCGGGGTTGGTGGCGAGCGGCGCCGGTACCGTTCGCAATCAACGTCGCGCACCCAAAGTCGCCGCCACCGTCGTCCATGGTGTTGTGGTTTCAAGCGATTTCGCTCTGGGCGGAACACCGCAGCCACAGTCCAAGTCGCCGTCCAAAGCACCGACGAAGCCGGCTGGCAGCGACACGTCTCTGAGTAAGTCGCTGAGAGACCCTTCCGCCAAAGCGGTAGGGCAGCAGCGTCCGATGAACGCTCAAACCTTCGTGTCAGGATCGTGCAATCAGTTGGCGTTCACCGCGATGTCGATGGTGTGCCAACAACCGGGACTGGCCAGCCCCCTGTTCTTATGCGGCCCGACCGGCAGTGGCAAGACTCACATGCTGACCGCGATCGCGGACCAGTTTCGTCGACATCACCGGATGCGCCGCGTGATGCACTTGTCGGCCGAACAGTTCACCAACGACTTCATCACTTCGGTTGGCAACAGCGGCATCACGTCGTTCCGTCGTCGCTACCGCGAAGTCGACGCTCTATTAATCGATGACGTCCAGTTTTTGGGCTCAAAGAAAGCGACTCTGCGAGAAGTGTTGTACACCGTTGAAACACTGGCGGCCGCTGGTCGGCCGTTGATCTTCAGCGGCTCGCATGCTCCCACCGAAATCCAAGGCTTGACTCACGAGTTGGCCGGGCGAATGTCCAGCGGTTTGGTTTGCCCAATGGGGCCGCTTGACCTGTCGACTCGCGAGACGATTTTGCGTCGCTGGCTTGGTGATACGTGTTCGATGCCAGTCGACGACGCGATGGTGACTCAGTTGACATCGATGCTTGCGGGGGATGGACGCGTGATCAGCGGCGTCGTCAATACGATCAATCTGCTGCAACGCATGTACGGCCGTAATCCGTCGATGGACGAAGTTCGTCGGTTTGGCGGTGATGTATTGCGATCGGCCAAGCCGGTTGCCAGTTTGTCAGTCATCGAGACGGCGGTTTGCGATGCGTTCCAGTTGCCGCTTGATGTCCTTCGCAGCGGAGCTCAGACGCGGGCCGTATCGGAACCTCGTATGCTGGCAATGTATTTATCGCGGCAAATGACATCGGCGGCGTACACTGAGATTGCGAAACATTTTGGCGGCAAATCGCACAGCACGGCAATGGCGGCGGAAAAGAACGTGAAGGGTTGGTTGGAAAAAGGAAAATCGATCGGCCGTGGTAACGTCGCGATGTCGGCTCAAGAAGCGATTGAACGAATCGAGAACCTGTTGCGTGCCTGA
- a CDS encoding putative bifunctional lysylphosphatidylglycerol flippase/synthetase, translating to MAKLNLRKFAGPALAIALFALAVRLLVHEANSITWEDFRSGLTSVPTLYIVFAVFLVALNYGLLVSYDLLALRYLCRSMPLRRVALVSFLGFTLGNNFGTFMAGAPIRFRFYTRWGLSPSQVVVLISILGLTFWSGLWFLGGMVLVCVPIELPPPYVLPVGTRTLGVILLSLAVSYLLVCTFWRKPWPIGKLHLRPPEPGLMAVQASVAAVDLLISATALYLVLPGDSLVPFTLVLAAYLAAIAVSLISQVPGGLGVLEVILLALLKETVGDAVLASVIIFRTIYYLIPLMFGMTALVIHEIYGGAVEAREARQ from the coding sequence TTGGCCAAGCTAAATCTTCGCAAATTCGCCGGCCCCGCCCTGGCGATCGCGCTGTTCGCTTTGGCCGTTCGTTTATTGGTGCACGAAGCCAATTCGATCACCTGGGAAGACTTCCGATCCGGCCTCACCAGCGTACCGACATTATACATCGTGTTTGCCGTCTTTTTGGTCGCACTCAACTACGGCCTGTTGGTTTCGTACGACTTGCTGGCGCTGCGGTACTTGTGCCGATCGATGCCACTTCGCCGCGTCGCGCTGGTGTCTTTCCTTGGCTTTACGCTAGGCAACAACTTTGGCACCTTCATGGCTGGTGCCCCGATTCGATTTCGCTTTTACACTCGCTGGGGATTGTCGCCAAGCCAAGTGGTGGTGCTAATTTCAATCTTGGGGCTAACTTTTTGGAGTGGCCTTTGGTTCTTGGGTGGTATGGTATTGGTATGTGTGCCGATTGAGTTGCCACCGCCTTACGTGCTGCCAGTTGGCACTCGGACGCTTGGCGTGATCCTGCTGTCGCTTGCAGTTAGCTACCTGTTGGTTTGTACGTTTTGGCGAAAACCGTGGCCGATTGGCAAGCTTCATTTACGTCCACCCGAACCGGGTTTGATGGCAGTTCAAGCGTCGGTTGCGGCAGTCGACTTGCTCATTTCAGCAACGGCGCTGTACCTCGTATTGCCAGGCGATTCACTGGTGCCGTTCACTTTGGTATTGGCGGCCTACTTGGCCGCGATCGCCGTTTCGTTGATCAGCCAAGTGCCGGGTGGATTAGGTGTGCTTGAAGTCATCCTGCTGGCGCTGCTGAAAGAAACGGTTGGCGATGCAGTGCTGGCATCGGTGATCATTTTCCGAACCATCTACTATCTAATCCCACTGATGTTCGGCATGACGGCGCTAGTGATCCACGAAATCTATGGCGGTGCAGTCGAAGCCCGTGAGGCACGCCAATAG
- a CDS encoding PDZ domain-containing protein: MQPAPQPQLRRPAPQQQPAPRLQTPNNNSSNAAGLRRVSPVSPTGSGVEPSAPDDANDFGASILSGRDNDSERASIGITVSPPADGSSGIEITQFSPDSLADDAGLKVGDVITSVNGRPIQTSSDVAAQLVGLRNGERVQIQFNRNQTPYRVTIPLIARKANDPAPKSDSDKKPAPTATAIEKPADVEPTLAEPNKQKLNTPEFKVAESMQAEPTLAAPKQAAKPEPASSVASVASVAKPVAPQPKLTEPKPSDLTETVALPSPVLDSPRPFGVNAKNVKGVRGAVITEVSPGSPAANAGIIPGDRIVSINGRLLMNSDSLFRQMDNRISAGTVIVQLVRDTKLVATEVSFTADPIPAKTGERTKEVASDTDSKSSTLNSLLGGLFGSKAEVPEKSSDEMAFGDNEPVKRAGFNEPVKTATPQSPPPTDPPSLDDLEAPTGAAAETKADPSKAETELLKKIRELESQLERLKGTE, translated from the coding sequence GTGCAACCGGCGCCCCAACCGCAATTACGGCGTCCTGCTCCTCAGCAGCAACCGGCCCCGCGACTTCAAACGCCGAACAACAACAGCAGCAACGCCGCCGGCCTCCGCCGGGTCAGCCCAGTTTCGCCAACCGGTTCGGGTGTTGAACCGTCGGCACCGGACGACGCCAACGACTTTGGGGCGTCAATTCTCAGTGGTAGGGACAACGACTCAGAACGAGCTTCGATTGGAATCACGGTTTCACCACCTGCGGACGGTTCAAGCGGAATCGAAATCACGCAGTTCAGCCCTGATTCGCTCGCCGATGACGCGGGCCTAAAAGTCGGCGACGTGATCACATCGGTGAACGGTCGCCCCATCCAAACAAGCAGCGACGTTGCCGCTCAGCTCGTCGGCCTCAGAAATGGCGAACGCGTACAGATCCAATTCAATCGCAATCAAACGCCCTACCGAGTGACAATTCCGTTGATCGCTCGCAAGGCAAACGATCCGGCACCGAAGAGCGACTCTGACAAGAAACCAGCACCAACAGCGACTGCCATAGAGAAGCCGGCGGACGTAGAACCAACTTTGGCCGAACCAAACAAGCAAAAGTTGAATACCCCCGAATTCAAAGTCGCTGAATCGATGCAAGCGGAACCGACTTTGGCGGCTCCCAAACAGGCTGCCAAGCCAGAACCAGCCAGCTCAGTCGCCTCGGTGGCATCGGTCGCTAAGCCTGTCGCCCCCCAGCCAAAACTGACTGAACCGAAGCCAAGTGATCTGACCGAAACGGTTGCGTTGCCGTCTCCCGTGCTTGATTCGCCACGCCCCTTTGGCGTCAACGCCAAGAACGTCAAGGGAGTCCGCGGGGCCGTCATCACCGAAGTGTCACCTGGATCGCCCGCTGCCAATGCTGGCATTATCCCCGGCGATCGCATCGTTTCCATCAACGGTCGTCTGCTGATGAATTCGGACTCTTTGTTTCGCCAAATGGACAATCGCATTTCAGCAGGTACGGTCATCGTTCAACTGGTTCGTGACACTAAACTGGTCGCGACCGAGGTGAGCTTTACGGCGGATCCGATCCCAGCAAAAACTGGGGAACGAACAAAAGAAGTTGCCTCTGATACCGATTCAAAATCGAGCACTCTGAATTCACTGCTTGGTGGTTTATTCGGAAGCAAAGCAGAAGTCCCCGAGAAATCGAGCGACGAAATGGCCTTTGGCGACAATGAACCGGTCAAGCGGGCTGGTTTCAACGAACCTGTTAAGACAGCGACACCGCAATCCCCACCGCCAACGGACCCGCCATCGCTGGACGACCTGGAAGCACCGACCGGGGCTGCCGCCGAAACAAAAGCCGATCCCAGCAAAGCCGAAACTGAGTTGCTGAAGAAGATCCGCGAACTGGAATCGCAACTGGAACGACTCAAAGGAACCGAGTGA
- a CDS encoding excinuclease ABC subunit UvrC gives MSENKADEGFDYAAAKVKTFPQTPGVYLMKDAAERVIYVGKAKNLRSRASSYFLKAAAEDLRTANWIGEIADIDYVECDSEVDALLMESRLVKDIQPKHNKDLKDDKSFPYLMITTRDEFPRVEVTREPKERGVKLYGPFPSAGALRGAIQVLQRIFKFRTCTLDITESDEKWQWFRPCLLHSIHQCTAPCNFRISKEEYRRDIKRLQTFMEGGKKRLLKEMSDEMMVASKAMDFERAAVLRDEIKMLDRLEERGELDTHAQPEVFYVDPKKGLTGLRKVLGLTETPRVIEGMDIAHLGGGETVASMVQFIDGLPFKPGYRRFKIQDVEGIDDFRSMYEVVSRRFRRLSDEGDSFPDILLIDGGKGQLSAAMAAFRDQEITPPTVISLAKREEEIFRPGISESIKLSKSSYALRLLQYVRDESHRFAQHYHHILRSKSTFDR, from the coding sequence GTGAGCGAGAATAAGGCAGACGAAGGATTTGACTACGCCGCGGCGAAGGTAAAGACGTTTCCACAAACGCCCGGCGTGTATCTGATGAAGGATGCCGCCGAACGCGTCATCTATGTCGGCAAGGCCAAGAACTTGCGCAGCCGCGCCAGCAGCTACTTTTTGAAAGCTGCCGCCGAGGACCTGCGAACGGCGAATTGGATCGGCGAGATCGCGGACATCGACTATGTCGAATGTGACAGCGAAGTCGACGCGTTGTTGATGGAGTCTCGGCTCGTCAAAGACATCCAGCCAAAGCACAACAAAGACCTAAAAGACGACAAGTCGTTCCCGTACTTGATGATCACGACTCGGGACGAATTTCCGCGAGTCGAAGTCACCCGAGAACCCAAAGAACGCGGCGTCAAACTGTATGGTCCGTTCCCGAGTGCCGGCGCCCTGCGTGGCGCGATCCAAGTGCTGCAGCGAATTTTCAAGTTTCGCACCTGCACGCTAGACATCACCGAATCGGACGAAAAGTGGCAATGGTTTCGGCCCTGCCTTTTGCACAGCATCCATCAGTGCACGGCGCCCTGCAATTTCCGAATCAGCAAAGAGGAATACCGGCGCGACATCAAACGCCTACAAACGTTCATGGAAGGCGGCAAGAAACGGCTGCTCAAGGAAATGAGCGACGAAATGATGGTCGCTAGTAAGGCGATGGATTTCGAACGCGCCGCGGTCCTGCGAGACGAAATCAAAATGCTCGACCGCTTGGAAGAACGAGGGGAACTCGACACACATGCGCAACCCGAAGTCTTTTACGTCGACCCCAAGAAAGGTCTGACCGGGTTGCGAAAGGTTCTTGGTTTAACCGAAACCCCGCGAGTCATCGAAGGCATGGACATTGCCCACCTGGGCGGTGGCGAGACCGTGGCGTCAATGGTCCAGTTCATCGATGGGCTGCCGTTCAAGCCAGGCTACCGACGATTCAAAATCCAAGACGTCGAAGGTATCGACGACTTCCGCAGCATGTACGAAGTCGTTTCGCGTCGGTTTCGACGACTGTCCGACGAAGGCGATTCGTTTCCGGATATCTTGTTAATCGATGGCGGCAAAGGCCAACTGAGCGCTGCCATGGCCGCGTTTCGTGATCAAGAAATCACACCGCCAACGGTGATCTCGCTTGCCAAACGAGAAGAAGAGATATTCCGTCCTGGCATCTCTGAATCGATCAAGCTGAGCAAGAGTTCGTATGCACTGCGATTGTTGCAATACGTTCGCGACGAATCGCACCGATTCGCGCAACACTATCACCACATCCTACGATCAAAATCAACGTTCGATCGCTAG
- a CDS encoding GNAT family N-acetyltransferase, translated as MPSETLTYQAESPKAELLQQWLPPLLANLSLGRAQIAIDQIRTSLQDPSSGRIRLATVKSANKGVVAAAIAIQTAINDENAQPLGKSVDATSLCWGDTATIVHAGVTMRQTNGVQNSPLTADVIGKLANCLDLELAECGVSFVQWGADPVAKTDAETDTHSALSPDSVAHWCANFGFEPLATLDYMSGPVDLVTETSLVGQSDRSEPALSLTFEPFDWNDLAENWAAMERLVEQTYQGTLDCPQLCEFRSANQTMLGYRSSAAFAPKYWFTAMDPASGRPAGCLIVGLHGSPGSETDDPDADGAQPRPVVEIVYMGLVPEARSRGLAACLIAQAMRIARQIGGDRLILAVDQKNIPARRLYERAGLRSMMGEVVWCKRIAAADPGKGENE; from the coding sequence ATGCCATCAGAAACCCTGACCTACCAGGCTGAGTCGCCAAAAGCCGAGTTATTGCAGCAGTGGTTGCCACCCTTGTTGGCCAATCTGTCGCTCGGACGTGCACAAATAGCTATCGATCAGATTCGAACAAGTCTGCAAGACCCCTCGTCCGGTCGGATCCGATTGGCCACAGTGAAATCGGCGAACAAAGGGGTAGTCGCCGCCGCAATCGCGATTCAGACCGCGATCAACGATGAAAACGCACAACCGCTAGGCAAGTCCGTGGACGCCACGTCGCTTTGCTGGGGCGACACGGCGACGATTGTTCACGCCGGCGTTACGATGCGACAGACAAACGGTGTACAAAACAGTCCGTTAACCGCCGATGTGATCGGGAAATTAGCCAATTGCTTGGACCTTGAATTGGCGGAATGTGGCGTCAGTTTCGTCCAGTGGGGAGCGGATCCGGTCGCGAAGACTGATGCCGAGACCGATACGCATTCTGCTTTGTCACCCGATTCGGTGGCTCATTGGTGTGCAAATTTTGGGTTCGAACCGCTGGCGACGCTGGATTACATGAGCGGCCCTGTGGATCTCGTCACGGAGACGTCGCTGGTCGGTCAGTCGGATCGCAGCGAGCCCGCACTTTCATTGACGTTCGAGCCGTTTGATTGGAACGACTTGGCCGAAAACTGGGCGGCGATGGAAAGGCTGGTCGAACAGACTTATCAGGGCACGCTGGACTGCCCGCAACTGTGTGAGTTTCGTTCCGCCAACCAAACGATGCTCGGCTATCGCAGTAGTGCCGCCTTTGCTCCTAAGTACTGGTTCACTGCGATGGATCCAGCCAGCGGCCGCCCAGCGGGCTGCTTGATCGTTGGTCTTCACGGATCGCCGGGTTCTGAAACGGACGACCCAGACGCTGACGGCGCACAGCCTCGGCCGGTCGTCGAAATCGTTTACATGGGATTGGTGCCGGAGGCTCGGTCGAGAGGTCTGGCCGCCTGCCTGATTGCCCAAGCGATGCGAATCGCTCGTCAGATCGGAGGCGACCGTTTGATTTTGGCCGTCGACCAAAAAAATATTCCGGCCCGTCGTCTGTATGAACGCGCCGGTTTGCGGTCGATGATGGGCGAGGTGGTGTGGTGCAAAAGGATCGCAGCAGCCGATCCTGGCAAGGGCGAGAATGAGTGA